The Streptomyces sp. NBC_00576 genome contains the following window.
GCTCGTCGGCGAGCAGGACCGCGGGATCGTTGGCGAGGGCGACCGCGAGGGCGACGCGCTGCTGCTGGCCGCCTGACATCTGGTGCGGCCGACGGTCGCGGCATTCGGCGACGTCCAGCAGGTCGAGGAGTTCCATGGCGCGATCGGCCCTGGTTCGGCGTCGGCCTTGTGCGCGGGCCAACTGCAAGGGCAGGGCGACGTTCTGCGCGGCGGTGAGATAGGGCAGGAGATTGCGGGAGGTCTGCTGCCAGACGAAGCCGACGGTCTTGCGGCGGTAGGCGAGGCGTTCCTTGGCGGACATCGTGACCAGGTCGTGGTCGGCGACGCGGGCTACGCCGGCGGTGGGTCTGTCCAGTCCGGCCAGGATGTTCATGAGGGTGGACTTGCCGCTGCCGGAGGCACCGACCAGGGCCATGAGCTCCCCCTTGCGAACGAGGAGATCGAGGCCTTGCAGTGCCTGGACCTCCACGCCGTCGGCGGAGAAGATCCGTACCAGCCGGTCGCAGGTGATCAGGGCGTCGTGACCGTAGACGGCGGCGTCGCGCGCGGCGAGGGCACGGTCGGTGAGCTCGTGGAAGGTCGGGCTGCTGGTCATCGGCTGCTCCTGGGCGGACAGAGGGATACGGGCCGGTGCCGGAGGGGGCTTGGTCTCGAGGTTCTGTTCACTGTCTAGTCGTCACCCATCCTCAGTTCGCGCACCGAGCCACGTCGGCTGGTCCACCAGGCCTGACCGGTGGGCACACCGACGGCCAGCAGCAGCACGGTGAGTGCCGGAACCGCCAGCGAGAGCGGATCGGTGCGCAGCGCGGCGCCCTCGAGGGCGGACGGGGAGGCCAGGGCGATGGCCGTGAGGTCGACGCCGGGCGACAGCAGGTGAATGCCGGCCCAGCCGGTCAGCAGACCGCCCGCCGCGGCCAGCAACGCCTGCGGGAGGGCAGTGAGGATCAGTAGTCGGCGGCCCTGGGACCGGCTCATTCCCATCGTGCGCAACCGGGCGAGCAGGGCGCTGCGTTCGGGCGCGGTGCGCAGCACGGTCAGCAGGAGGGCGAGGATCGCGTATCCGGCGCTCGCGGCGACCGCGACACCGTACAGGCGTTCCGCGCCGGACTGCAGCGGTGAGTCGACGTGCCGCGCGCGTTCCTCGATGCGCAGCCGGACGGCTGTCGCTGTGCCTTCCGTCGCCGAGCGCAGCGCCCTGCCGTTCAGGGCGTCACCGGTCAGCAGCAGGGTCGTCGTACGCGCCACGCCGCGGGGAAGAGCGGCACGGTCCACGATCAGGAAGTCGTCACCGATCACGGCCGGAGTGCGCGCCCGGATCAGGACGATCCGGACGGTGACGGAGGTGCCGTCCGGGAGCAGGACGGGGTAGGGGTCGGTGCCGTACTCCTCGGCCACGCGAGGTGAGGCCAGCGCGGGCAGAGGCCGGTCGGCGCTGGCCGTCGTATCGGCGTCCTCCTGCCTCAGGCTCGCCGCGTCGAACGGCCCCAGGCCCGTGTGGTGCGCCAGGTGCGCATATGCGTCGGGGTCCACACCGGCCAGTGGTATCGGCTGACTTCCCTGTTGCGGCTTCGCCTCGTTGATGACACTCGCTTCCGTCATGTCCCGTACGCCGGACAGCCGGCGGACGCGGTCGGGCAGGGCTTGAGGGAGTTCACCGGTGGTCGTCTCGATGCGGCCGTCGGCGCCGACGGCGAGGAGCGCGGCCTGATCGCGGGCTGCTGTGACCCCTGCCAGGACCGAGCCGCCGAACGCGGCCGTGGTCAGGGCGGTGAGCAGGGCGAGCAGCGGCAGCACCGCGAAGCCGGGGGCGCGGGCCACATGGGCCAGCGACAGCGGAATCACCGGGCCGCGCATTCGAGTGGTCGCCTTGCTCAGCGCACGCAGCGGCAGGGGGTGGAGGCGTGCCAGGAGCAGCGCCGCGACCACGCCCGTCAGCAGCGGGGCGGCGGCCACCAGACCGGTGCTGCCGGATCCCTGTCGGCGCAGTGCGACGACCGCACCCGACGCGATGACCAACACGGTCAGTTCGGCCACCGTACGGCGCCGCGACGGCCGGGCGGAAGCCAGATCCTCCCGGCCGTCGTGCATCCGTACCGTGCGGTGCGCCACCACGCCGCGCAGTGGTAGCGCGACGCAGGCGAACAGGGTGACGGCGAGGGCGGCGGCGACGGCGGGCGCGCTGCGGGCACCGGGCAGGACGAGCAGGGCGGCGGTCAGTCCGAGAGCGCCGGCCGGCACGGCGACCACCGCCGTCTCCGCCAGCAGCCGACCGGCGAGACCGGACAGCGAGGCGCCGCGGGCACGCAGCAGAGCCAGCTCCGCACGTCGGCGGTCGGCAGCCACGCCGGCGGCCATGGCCAGGACGATCACGGCGAGGCTGCCGGTCCCGACGGCGGCGAGGACAAGCAGCGGGTCGATCCCCGACCGTAGTCCGGAATGGTCTGCGAGGACCTCGTCGAGACTGGTCTGGATCTCCAGGCGCGGGTCGACGACCGCCCGCAGGCGCTGCACTCCCGGGCCCGACTCGAAGGCGGCGACGGCGGACGCCAGACGGTCGAGATCGTGGCCGCGCAGGGTGGCGACGTCGGGGGCCACCTGCCAGTACCGGAGTGGGCGGCCGGGGGTGCTCAGGAGGGCCGGGCCGGCTTCGGGGGCGAGGAGCAGGCCGCCGAGCCAGTAGACCTCCGACAGCTGGCTGCCGGGCAGGCGGCTCAGCGCGGGGGTGCGCAGCACCGGCAGTGCCGACCAGTAGGCGCCCGTGGGGGTGCGCGGGACGACGATCCCGGTGACCCGGACGGCGAGCGGGGCGCGGCCCGAGCCCGGCAGGTGGAGCACCGAGCCCACCCGGATGTCGAGCGTGCGGGCGGTGTCCATGGTGACGGCGGCCTCGACCTGCGCGGTCGTCGCGGTCACCGTTTCGCCCTCGGTGCTTGGCAACCGGCCCGCGCTGAGCCGGGCGTGGGAGGCCAGGTCCTGCTGAGCGGCGAGTACCAGTTGGGCGGGCAGGCCGGCGGGCCGGGGGAGCCAGGGGTCGGACGCCTCCATGCCGACGGTCGTGCGCACGCCGTACGACGACTGCGCGGGGTCGGGAACCAGCGGCGCCCTCGTGGTGGCGAGAACCTCGGCCCGCGCCGCGGCCAGCGGACCGGTGCGCAGGGCAGCCTCCATCTCCTTGGCCGTGTCCGTCCAGGGTGGAGGGGCGTCCACCTGCACGGTCGTCCGGTCGGGAGAGGCCTGCTCGACCGCCCGGCGCAGCCCTGCGTCTCCGTACCGGTCGACGGCACGCGGGTACGCGGCAGCCAGCGTTGCGGTCACCGTCACCAGCAGCGCGAGGGCCACGGACGTACCGGCGAAGGCCCTCAGCCGGGCCCACACCCCGGCACGTACGGGCGGCGGCGCCGCCCTCGTCCCTCCGCTCTGAGGGGGAACCGGCTGCGCGGTCACTGCGTCACCTCGTCCCTGAGAGTCGTCACGGGTTTCGCCCGGCGAAGTGCGAGGGCCACGGTCACGAGGGCGGGGCCCGCTGCGAGGGCCGCCAGGAGGGTGGCCAGGCGCAGGAGCGGGAGTTCGACCAGCACCGGCGGGAGCGGCCGGGTGGCCTGCCCGGTCAGGACGACGAGGGGAACCAGCGCGTACGTCAGCACCGCACCCAGGGCCGTGCCGACCAGCAGCGCCAGGGCCACCAGCACGGCGTGCTCCACGGCGACCAGCCGGGCCAGCCGACGGCGTGGTGTCCCCAGGGCGCGCAGCACGGCGAACTCGCCGTCCCGGACCCGCATCGCGCCCGCCGCGCTCACCGCGAAGCCGAGCGAGGCGAAGAGCACCGTCACCGCGGCCGCCGCGATCAGCGCTGCTTCCGGGGCCGCCCCGAACGGATCGTCGCGCAGCTGGGCCGCTATCTCGTCGCGCACCACCACCTGCTCCGGTTCGACGTCCGGCAGGGCCCGCACGGCAGCCGCCGCGGCACCGGGCGCGGCCGTGCGCAACCACCACTCGGTGGGCGCAAGGCCGGTTCCGTACCGGGCCTGCAGTACCCGGTTGACGGCCCGGAGATCGACCAGCAGGGCCCCGCCGCTCAGCGTGGTGGTTTCCGTCGTGGGCAGGGCGCTCGCGGTGCGGACGATGCGTACGGGCACGGAACGGCCGTCGAACGTCACCTCCACGCGCTGGCCTTCGCGCGCACCGGACGCGGTGAGGAACCGGGGGGTGGCGACCGCGACGATCTCGGGCGCCGCGGGCTGGGCGACCTTCAGCCGGACCTCCAGCGGCCAGACGGCCGGCGGGATGTCCGGCGGCAGGTATCCGGTGCTGTACGTCATGGTCACGGGTGCCGTCGACGTGATCCGGGGGCGAGTC
Protein-coding sequences here:
- a CDS encoding ABC transporter ATP-binding protein; translation: MTSSPTFHELTDRALAARDAAVYGHDALITCDRLVRIFSADGVEVQALQGLDLLVRKGELMALVGASGSGKSTLMNILAGLDRPTAGVARVADHDLVTMSAKERLAYRRKTVGFVWQQTSRNLLPYLTAAQNVALPLQLARAQGRRRTRADRAMELLDLLDVAECRDRRPHQMSGGQQQRVALAVALANDPAVLLADEPTGELDSHTAEQVFAAFRTANEELGTTIVIVTHDQSVAGEVRRTVAIRDGRTSTEVLRHSEVDSATGQENLVAREYAMLDRAGRLQLPAEYTRVLGMRDRVALELEPDHIAVRPDDTRNDRHGQGSAADQSG
- a CDS encoding FtsX-like permease family protein, yielding MTAQPVPPQSGGTRAAPPPVRAGVWARLRAFAGTSVALALLVTVTATLAAAYPRAVDRYGDAGLRRAVEQASPDRTTVQVDAPPPWTDTAKEMEAALRTGPLAAARAEVLATTRAPLVPDPAQSSYGVRTTVGMEASDPWLPRPAGLPAQLVLAAQQDLASHARLSAGRLPSTEGETVTATTAQVEAAVTMDTARTLDIRVGSVLHLPGSGRAPLAVRVTGIVVPRTPTGAYWSALPVLRTPALSRLPGSQLSEVYWLGGLLLAPEAGPALLSTPGRPLRYWQVAPDVATLRGHDLDRLASAVAAFESGPGVQRLRAVVDPRLEIQTSLDEVLADHSGLRSGIDPLLVLAAVGTGSLAVIVLAMAAGVAADRRRAELALLRARGASLSGLAGRLLAETAVVAVPAGALGLTAALLVLPGARSAPAVAAALAVTLFACVALPLRGVVAHRTVRMHDGREDLASARPSRRRTVAELTVLVIASGAVVALRRQGSGSTGLVAAAPLLTGVVAALLLARLHPLPLRALSKATTRMRGPVIPLSLAHVARAPGFAVLPLLALLTALTTAAFGGSVLAGVTAARDQAALLAVGADGRIETTTGELPQALPDRVRRLSGVRDMTEASVINEAKPQQGSQPIPLAGVDPDAYAHLAHHTGLGPFDAASLRQEDADTTASADRPLPALASPRVAEEYGTDPYPVLLPDGTSVTVRIVLIRARTPAVIGDDFLIVDRAALPRGVARTTTLLLTGDALNGRALRSATEGTATAVRLRIEERARHVDSPLQSGAERLYGVAVAASAGYAILALLLTVLRTAPERSALLARLRTMGMSRSQGRRLLILTALPQALLAAAGGLLTGWAGIHLLSPGVDLTAIALASPSALEGAALRTDPLSLAVPALTVLLLAVGVPTGQAWWTSRRGSVRELRMGDD